From the genome of Cognaticolwellia beringensis, one region includes:
- a CDS encoding ferredoxin--NADP reductase encodes MMTKLNGFAKGEVINYKQWTDNEFSITVKSEIGPYVAGQFTKLALPDENGNWLRRAYSFVNSPNHKLGSNCMEFLIIDVPNGDLSPKLGQLHLGDEIYVGEKPSGFMTLAEIPETATNLWLLSTGTAIGPFLSMLAEIETQTRFDNVILVHAVRTRQELVYQDLIEKFKQDYTGKLTYLPIVSREKHQHIMSGRIPDLLKDGGLMQAVNLTPDTESSFFYLCGNPAMVHDTRDVLLELGFQKHLRRSAGHFSFENYW; translated from the coding sequence ATGATGACAAAACTCAATGGTTTTGCCAAAGGTGAAGTTATTAATTATAAACAATGGACCGACAACGAGTTTTCGATCACGGTAAAATCAGAAATTGGTCCTTATGTGGCGGGACAGTTTACAAAATTGGCCCTGCCCGATGAAAACGGTAACTGGCTTAGACGTGCTTACTCCTTTGTTAACTCTCCAAATCATAAATTAGGCTCAAATTGTATGGAGTTTCTTATTATAGATGTTCCAAATGGCGATTTAAGCCCAAAACTTGGGCAACTACACCTAGGTGATGAAATTTATGTAGGTGAAAAGCCGAGTGGCTTCATGACCCTGGCTGAAATTCCTGAAACCGCCACTAACCTTTGGTTACTTTCAACAGGCACTGCCATTGGCCCATTTTTGTCAATGTTGGCTGAAATAGAAACTCAAACTCGATTCGACAATGTTATCTTAGTCCACGCTGTGAGAACCCGTCAAGAATTAGTCTATCAAGATTTAATCGAAAAATTTAAACAAGATTATACTGGTAAGCTAACTTATCTACCGATAGTTTCACGCGAGAAACATCAGCATATAATGTCTGGACGTATTCCTGACTTATTAAAAGATGGTGGTCTAATGCAGGCAGTTAATTTAACGCCAGATACAGAAAGTAGCTTTTTCTATTTATGTGGAAATCCTGCCATGGTTCACGACACACGAGATGTATTACTTGAATTAGGTTTTCAAAAACACTTAAGACGATCTGCTGGACATTTTAGTTTTGAAAATTATTGGTAA